The sequence AGCGGTGGATGCGGCGGGTCGCCGCCGCCCCGCAGCCGGAGGTGGCACCGCCCGTCCTGCCCCCGGGACCCCCCGCGTAGGGTGCGCCGACGTGACCAGCACCGACGGCCCCGCCGACGCAGGCACGGGTGCCGTGCCCCGGCCCGACCGTGCGGCCGGCCGCCTGGGCGTCGGGGTCGTGGGTGCCGGTCGCGTGGGCGCGGTGCTCGCCTCGGCCCTGCGCGCTCAGGGGCACGCGGTGGTCGGCGCGTCGGGCGTCAGCGAGGCCAGCCGCGAGCGGATCGAGCTGCTCCTGCCCGGCGTCCCCCGCCTGGAGGTGGCCGAGGTGGTCCGCCGCGCCGAGCTCGTCCTCCTCGCCGTGCCCGACGACGCCCTGGCCGACCTCGTCGCCGGGCTGGCCGCCACGGGGGCCTGGCAGGCGGGCCAGCTCGTCGTCCACACCTCCGGCCGCCACGGTGCCGCGGTCCTGGCCCCCGCGGCCGCGGCCGGCGCGATCGGCCTGGCGGTGCACCCCGCCATGACGTTCACCGGCACGAGCCTCGACCTGGCCCGGCTGCCGGGCTCGTCGATGGCGGTCACGGCGCCGGCCGTCGTCCTGCCGGTCGCGCAGGCGCTCGTCATCGAGATGGGCGCGGAGCCCGTGGTCGTGCCGGAGCGGGCCCGCGCCGCCTACCACGCGGCGCTGGCGCACGCCTCGAACCACGTGGTCACCGTGCTCGCGCAGTCCCGCCAGCTGCTGGCCGACGCCGGGGTCGAGGGGGCCGCGGGCCTGCTCGGGCCGCTCGTGCTGGCCGCCGTGGACAACGCCGTCCGCTCGG comes from Aquipuribacter hungaricus and encodes:
- a CDS encoding Rossmann-like and DUF2520 domain-containing protein, producing MPRPDRAAGRLGVGVVGAGRVGAVLASALRAQGHAVVGASGVSEASRERIELLLPGVPRLEVAEVVRRAELVLLAVPDDALADLVAGLAATGAWQAGQLVVHTSGRHGAAVLAPAAAAGAIGLAVHPAMTFTGTSLDLARLPGSSMAVTAPAVVLPVAQALVIEMGAEPVVVPERARAAYHAALAHASNHVVTVLAQSRQLLADAGVEGAAGLLGPLVLAAVDNAVRSGDLALTGPVARGDAGTVRTHLAALAAADAGRDPAEAVAPTY